Part of the Kushneria marisflavi genome, CGACTGACCAGCATGGCCACCTGCTGGCGTGCATCTTCGAGATCGTCTTTCAAGAGGGGCTGATAAACACGTTGAGCATGTTCGATGAGGCTCTTGCGGCCGATAGCCAGATAAAGCGTTAAAACGGCCAGGAATATGTGCCAAAAGCCTTCCAGAAGACGGTCGAGATAGATGGCCGCCAGCATAATGGGAGCAATGACCAGGCACCATCCGATAAGACCAGCGACCAGGTTTCCGGTATTTGACTGACTGGAACCGTAAACGTGCTTTTCAACGGTCGAGATCCACCATCCCAACCCTACGAGGGGATGAAATCGTCGAGGTTCCCCCCATATCTGATCAACTAATGTTGCTGCTAATATTACTATCCACATTGGAGATAACGGTATAATTTTGTTTGGCGATTACACATCATTGCCGACTGGTGCTCCAAGATGGCATAACTGCTCGAACTGTTCGTGACTTTGTCGATCAATATCGACACGTAAACGCGCAAGACCAGCGTAAGGCAACGATAGACGGTGCAGCCAGTCCCCCTTTTGCATCGACATGCCTATCCGCATCGCCACCCAGCTTTTGATAACACCGGCATGCCCAAACACCAGAAGACGTATTGACGCGTCATCCTGATGATCAGCGGTATCCGCCAGCGCCGTTCCTCTATCAAGAATATTTTTCCAGCCCTGTTCGATGCGTGTCAGAAACGCATTGACCGTCTCCCCTTTCGGTGGAGGAAATGCTCGAGGGTTCGACCAGAACTGTTCCAGTTCGGATCTGGAATGCTTCAGCAGTTCCTGTGTGGCTATCCCGTCCCACGCGCCAAAGTTCATTTCCATGATTTCAGGCATGACATGCAGCGGTACGTTCCACTCTTCGGCCAGCACTTCTCCTGCACTGGCGCAGCGAATCAGCGGTGAGCTAATGATCGCATGAGGGCGAGGCAGGGTTCGTGCGGCCGCCAGCATATTCCTGCGCCCCGAGACACTCAGGGAGACGTCGGTCTGCCCACGCAAGCACTGCTGTGGGCCCTCACACTCACCGTGGCGCAGGCAGTCGATGATCAGCGCCTGGAAGGTCATGTCGGCTCTCCCTTGAGGCACTGGGGAAGCCCGGCGACCACCCACCAGACACGCTGGCATCGCAATACCAGCGTCTGATGAAGCCAGCCGGCCTCGTCCACAAAGCGTCGCGACAGGGCAT contains:
- a CDS encoding histidine phosphatase family protein; translated protein: MTFQALIIDCLRHGECEGPQQCLRGQTDVSLSVSGRRNMLAAARTLPRPHAIISSPLIRCASAGEVLAEEWNVPLHVMPEIMEMNFGAWDGIATQELLKHSRSELEQFWSNPRAFPPPKGETVNAFLTRIEQGWKNILDRGTALADTADHQDDASIRLLVFGHAGVIKSWVAMRIGMSMQKGDWLHRLSLPYAGLARLRVDIDRQSHEQFEQLCHLGAPVGNDV